A window from Sus scrofa isolate TJ Tabasco breed Duroc chromosome 2, Sscrofa11.1, whole genome shotgun sequence encodes these proteins:
- the YIF1A gene encoding protein YIF1A isoform X4 yields the protein MAYHSGYGAHGSKHRARAAPDPPSLFDDTSGGYSSQPGGYPAPGADVAFNVNHLLGDPMANVAMAYGSSIASHGKDMVHKELHRFVSVNKLKYFFAVDTAYVAKKLGLLVFPYTHQNWEVQYSRDVPLPPRQDLNAPDLYIPTWTPGCRPGPATSSSGTSGAFTLLSNWNCHGSYHKGQETVDIQRAMAFITYVLLAGMALGIQKRMILSVLTGLLFGSDGYYVALAWTSSALMYFIVRSLRTAALGSDSMGGPAPRQRLQLYLTLGAAAFQPLIIYWLTFHLVR from the exons ATGGCTTATCACTCGGGCTACGGAGCCCACG GCTCCAAGCACAGGGCCCGGGCAGCTCCGGATCCCCCTTCCCTCTTCGATGACACAAGCGGTGGTTACTCCAGCCAGCCAGGGGGATACCCAGCCCCAGGAGCCGACGTGGCCTTCAATGTCAACCACTTGCTTGGGGACCCAATGGCCAACGTGGCTATGGCCTATGGCAGCTCCATCGCCTCCCATGGGAAGGACATGGTGCACAAGGAG CTACACCGTTTCGTGTCTGTGAACAAACTCAAGTATTTTTTCGCTGTGGACACAGCCTATGTGGCTAAGAAGCTAGGGCTGCTGGTCTTCCCTTACACACACCAG AACTGGGAAGTGCAGTACAGTCGCGATGTGCCTCTGCCCCCTCGGCAAGACCTCAACGCCCCCGACCTCTATATTCCCA CCTGGACCCCAGGGTGTAGACCTGGCCCTGCAACTTCCAGCTCTGGAACCTCAGGTGCTTTCACCCTTCTGAGTAACTGGAATTGCCATGGTTCCTACCACAAAGGACAGGAAACTGTGGACATTCAGCGAG CGATGGCCTTCATCACCTATGTGCTGCTGGCTGGGATGGCGCTGGGCATTCAGAAAAG GATGATCCTCAGTGTTCTCACGGGCCTGCTTTTTGGCAGCGATGGCTACTACGTAGCGCTGGCCTGGACTTCGTCTGCGCTCATGTACTTCATC GTGCGCTCTTTGCGAACTGCAGCCCTGGGCTCCGACAGCATGGGGGGCCCGGCCCCCCGGCAGCGCCTCCAGCTCTACCTGACCCTGGGAGCTGCAGCCTTCCAGCCCCTCATCATATACTGGCTGACTTTCCACTTGGTTCGGTGA
- the YIF1A gene encoding protein YIF1A isoform X1 codes for MAYHSGYGAHGSKHRARAAPDPPSLFDDTSGGYSSQPGGYPAPGADVAFNVNHLLGDPMANVAMAYGSSIASHGKDMVHKELHRFVSVNKLKYFFAVDTAYVAKKLGLLVFPYTHQNWEVQYSRDVPLPPRQDLNAPDLYIPTWTPGCRPGPATSSSGTSGAFTLLSNWNCHGSYHKGQETVDIQRAMAFITYVLLAGMALGIQKRFSPEVLGLCASTALVWVVMEVLALLLGIYLATVRSDLSTFHLLAYSGYKYVGMILSVLTGLLFGSDGYYVALAWTSSALMYFIVRSLRTAALGSDSMGGPAPRQRLQLYLTLGAAAFQPLIIYWLTFHLVR; via the exons ATGGCTTATCACTCGGGCTACGGAGCCCACG GCTCCAAGCACAGGGCCCGGGCAGCTCCGGATCCCCCTTCCCTCTTCGATGACACAAGCGGTGGTTACTCCAGCCAGCCAGGGGGATACCCAGCCCCAGGAGCCGACGTGGCCTTCAATGTCAACCACTTGCTTGGGGACCCAATGGCCAACGTGGCTATGGCCTATGGCAGCTCCATCGCCTCCCATGGGAAGGACATGGTGCACAAGGAG CTACACCGTTTCGTGTCTGTGAACAAACTCAAGTATTTTTTCGCTGTGGACACAGCCTATGTGGCTAAGAAGCTAGGGCTGCTGGTCTTCCCTTACACACACCAG AACTGGGAAGTGCAGTACAGTCGCGATGTGCCTCTGCCCCCTCGGCAAGACCTCAACGCCCCCGACCTCTATATTCCCA CCTGGACCCCAGGGTGTAGACCTGGCCCTGCAACTTCCAGCTCTGGAACCTCAGGTGCTTTCACCCTTCTGAGTAACTGGAATTGCCATGGTTCCTACCACAAAGGACAGGAAACTGTGGACATTCAGCGAG CGATGGCCTTCATCACCTATGTGCTGCTGGCTGGGATGGCGCTGGGCATTCAGAAAAG GTTCTCCCCAGAGGTGCTGGGCCTGTGTGCAAGTACCGCGCTGGTGTGGGTGGTGATGGAGGTGCTAGCcttgctcctgggcatctacctggcCACCGTGCGCAGTGACCTGAGCACCTTccacctgctggcctacagtgGCTACAAATATGTGGG GATGATCCTCAGTGTTCTCACGGGCCTGCTTTTTGGCAGCGATGGCTACTACGTAGCGCTGGCCTGGACTTCGTCTGCGCTCATGTACTTCATC GTGCGCTCTTTGCGAACTGCAGCCCTGGGCTCCGACAGCATGGGGGGCCCGGCCCCCCGGCAGCGCCTCCAGCTCTACCTGACCCTGGGAGCTGCAGCCTTCCAGCCCCTCATCATATACTGGCTGACTTTCCACTTGGTTCGGTGA
- the YIF1A gene encoding protein YIF1A isoform X5 — MAYHSGYGAHGSKHRARAAPDPPSLFDDTSGGYSSQPGGYPAPGADVAFNVNHLLGDPMANVAMAYGSSIASHGKDMVHKELHRFVSVNKLKYFFAVDTAYVAKKLGLLVFPYTHQNWEVQYSRDVPLPPRQDLNAPDLYIPTWTPGCRPGPATSSSGTSAMAFITYVLLAGMALGIQKRMILSVLTGLLFGSDGYYVALAWTSSALMYFIVRSLRTAALGSDSMGGPAPRQRLQLYLTLGAAAFQPLIIYWLTFHLVR; from the exons ATGGCTTATCACTCGGGCTACGGAGCCCACG GCTCCAAGCACAGGGCCCGGGCAGCTCCGGATCCCCCTTCCCTCTTCGATGACACAAGCGGTGGTTACTCCAGCCAGCCAGGGGGATACCCAGCCCCAGGAGCCGACGTGGCCTTCAATGTCAACCACTTGCTTGGGGACCCAATGGCCAACGTGGCTATGGCCTATGGCAGCTCCATCGCCTCCCATGGGAAGGACATGGTGCACAAGGAG CTACACCGTTTCGTGTCTGTGAACAAACTCAAGTATTTTTTCGCTGTGGACACAGCCTATGTGGCTAAGAAGCTAGGGCTGCTGGTCTTCCCTTACACACACCAG AACTGGGAAGTGCAGTACAGTCGCGATGTGCCTCTGCCCCCTCGGCAAGACCTCAACGCCCCCGACCTCTATATTCCCA CCTGGACCCCAGGGTGTAGACCTGGCCCTGCAACTTCCAGCTCTGGAACCTCAG CGATGGCCTTCATCACCTATGTGCTGCTGGCTGGGATGGCGCTGGGCATTCAGAAAAG GATGATCCTCAGTGTTCTCACGGGCCTGCTTTTTGGCAGCGATGGCTACTACGTAGCGCTGGCCTGGACTTCGTCTGCGCTCATGTACTTCATC GTGCGCTCTTTGCGAACTGCAGCCCTGGGCTCCGACAGCATGGGGGGCCCGGCCCCCCGGCAGCGCCTCCAGCTCTACCTGACCCTGGGAGCTGCAGCCTTCCAGCCCCTCATCATATACTGGCTGACTTTCCACTTGGTTCGGTGA
- the YIF1A gene encoding protein YIF1A isoform X2 — translation MAYHSGYGAHGSKHRARAAPDPPSLFDDTSGGYSSQPGGYPAPGADVAFNVNHLLGDPMANVAMAYGSSIASHGKDMVHKELHRFVSVNKLKYFFAVDTAYVAKKLGLLVFPYTHQNWEVQYSRDVPLPPRQDLNAPDLYIPTWTPGCRPGPATSSSGTSAMAFITYVLLAGMALGIQKRFSPEVLGLCASTALVWVVMEVLALLLGIYLATVRSDLSTFHLLAYSGYKYVGMILSVLTGLLFGSDGYYVALAWTSSALMYFIVRSLRTAALGSDSMGGPAPRQRLQLYLTLGAAAFQPLIIYWLTFHLVR, via the exons ATGGCTTATCACTCGGGCTACGGAGCCCACG GCTCCAAGCACAGGGCCCGGGCAGCTCCGGATCCCCCTTCCCTCTTCGATGACACAAGCGGTGGTTACTCCAGCCAGCCAGGGGGATACCCAGCCCCAGGAGCCGACGTGGCCTTCAATGTCAACCACTTGCTTGGGGACCCAATGGCCAACGTGGCTATGGCCTATGGCAGCTCCATCGCCTCCCATGGGAAGGACATGGTGCACAAGGAG CTACACCGTTTCGTGTCTGTGAACAAACTCAAGTATTTTTTCGCTGTGGACACAGCCTATGTGGCTAAGAAGCTAGGGCTGCTGGTCTTCCCTTACACACACCAG AACTGGGAAGTGCAGTACAGTCGCGATGTGCCTCTGCCCCCTCGGCAAGACCTCAACGCCCCCGACCTCTATATTCCCA CCTGGACCCCAGGGTGTAGACCTGGCCCTGCAACTTCCAGCTCTGGAACCTCAG CGATGGCCTTCATCACCTATGTGCTGCTGGCTGGGATGGCGCTGGGCATTCAGAAAAG GTTCTCCCCAGAGGTGCTGGGCCTGTGTGCAAGTACCGCGCTGGTGTGGGTGGTGATGGAGGTGCTAGCcttgctcctgggcatctacctggcCACCGTGCGCAGTGACCTGAGCACCTTccacctgctggcctacagtgGCTACAAATATGTGGG GATGATCCTCAGTGTTCTCACGGGCCTGCTTTTTGGCAGCGATGGCTACTACGTAGCGCTGGCCTGGACTTCGTCTGCGCTCATGTACTTCATC GTGCGCTCTTTGCGAACTGCAGCCCTGGGCTCCGACAGCATGGGGGGCCCGGCCCCCCGGCAGCGCCTCCAGCTCTACCTGACCCTGGGAGCTGCAGCCTTCCAGCCCCTCATCATATACTGGCTGACTTTCCACTTGGTTCGGTGA
- the YIF1A gene encoding protein YIF1A isoform X6, which produces MAYHSGYGAHGSKHRARAAPDPPSLFDDTSGGYSSQPGGYPAPGADVAFNVNHLLGDPMANVAMAYGSSIASHGKDMVHKELHRFVSVNKLKYFFAVDTAYVAKKLGLLVFPYTHQNWEVQYSRDVPLPPRQDLNAPDLYIPTMAFITYVLLAGMALGIQKRMILSVLTGLLFGSDGYYVALAWTSSALMYFIVRSLRTAALGSDSMGGPAPRQRLQLYLTLGAAAFQPLIIYWLTFHLVR; this is translated from the exons ATGGCTTATCACTCGGGCTACGGAGCCCACG GCTCCAAGCACAGGGCCCGGGCAGCTCCGGATCCCCCTTCCCTCTTCGATGACACAAGCGGTGGTTACTCCAGCCAGCCAGGGGGATACCCAGCCCCAGGAGCCGACGTGGCCTTCAATGTCAACCACTTGCTTGGGGACCCAATGGCCAACGTGGCTATGGCCTATGGCAGCTCCATCGCCTCCCATGGGAAGGACATGGTGCACAAGGAG CTACACCGTTTCGTGTCTGTGAACAAACTCAAGTATTTTTTCGCTGTGGACACAGCCTATGTGGCTAAGAAGCTAGGGCTGCTGGTCTTCCCTTACACACACCAG AACTGGGAAGTGCAGTACAGTCGCGATGTGCCTCTGCCCCCTCGGCAAGACCTCAACGCCCCCGACCTCTATATTCCCA CGATGGCCTTCATCACCTATGTGCTGCTGGCTGGGATGGCGCTGGGCATTCAGAAAAG GATGATCCTCAGTGTTCTCACGGGCCTGCTTTTTGGCAGCGATGGCTACTACGTAGCGCTGGCCTGGACTTCGTCTGCGCTCATGTACTTCATC GTGCGCTCTTTGCGAACTGCAGCCCTGGGCTCCGACAGCATGGGGGGCCCGGCCCCCCGGCAGCGCCTCCAGCTCTACCTGACCCTGGGAGCTGCAGCCTTCCAGCCCCTCATCATATACTGGCTGACTTTCCACTTGGTTCGGTGA
- the YIF1A gene encoding protein YIF1A isoform X3, with amino-acid sequence MAYHSGYGAHGSKHRARAAPDPPSLFDDTSGGYSSQPGGYPAPGADVAFNVNHLLGDPMANVAMAYGSSIASHGKDMVHKELHRFVSVNKLKYFFAVDTAYVAKKLGLLVFPYTHQNWEVQYSRDVPLPPRQDLNAPDLYIPTMAFITYVLLAGMALGIQKRFSPEVLGLCASTALVWVVMEVLALLLGIYLATVRSDLSTFHLLAYSGYKYVGMILSVLTGLLFGSDGYYVALAWTSSALMYFIVRSLRTAALGSDSMGGPAPRQRLQLYLTLGAAAFQPLIIYWLTFHLVR; translated from the exons ATGGCTTATCACTCGGGCTACGGAGCCCACG GCTCCAAGCACAGGGCCCGGGCAGCTCCGGATCCCCCTTCCCTCTTCGATGACACAAGCGGTGGTTACTCCAGCCAGCCAGGGGGATACCCAGCCCCAGGAGCCGACGTGGCCTTCAATGTCAACCACTTGCTTGGGGACCCAATGGCCAACGTGGCTATGGCCTATGGCAGCTCCATCGCCTCCCATGGGAAGGACATGGTGCACAAGGAG CTACACCGTTTCGTGTCTGTGAACAAACTCAAGTATTTTTTCGCTGTGGACACAGCCTATGTGGCTAAGAAGCTAGGGCTGCTGGTCTTCCCTTACACACACCAG AACTGGGAAGTGCAGTACAGTCGCGATGTGCCTCTGCCCCCTCGGCAAGACCTCAACGCCCCCGACCTCTATATTCCCA CGATGGCCTTCATCACCTATGTGCTGCTGGCTGGGATGGCGCTGGGCATTCAGAAAAG GTTCTCCCCAGAGGTGCTGGGCCTGTGTGCAAGTACCGCGCTGGTGTGGGTGGTGATGGAGGTGCTAGCcttgctcctgggcatctacctggcCACCGTGCGCAGTGACCTGAGCACCTTccacctgctggcctacagtgGCTACAAATATGTGGG GATGATCCTCAGTGTTCTCACGGGCCTGCTTTTTGGCAGCGATGGCTACTACGTAGCGCTGGCCTGGACTTCGTCTGCGCTCATGTACTTCATC GTGCGCTCTTTGCGAACTGCAGCCCTGGGCTCCGACAGCATGGGGGGCCCGGCCCCCCGGCAGCGCCTCCAGCTCTACCTGACCCTGGGAGCTGCAGCCTTCCAGCCCCTCATCATATACTGGCTGACTTTCCACTTGGTTCGGTGA